Proteins encoded by one window of Dryocola sp. LX212:
- the atpG gene encoding F0F1 ATP synthase subunit gamma, producing the protein MAGAKEIRSKIASVQNTQKITKAMEMVAASKMRKSQERMAASRPYADTMRKVIGHLALGNLEYKHPYLDEREVKRVGYLVVSTDRGLCGGLNINLFKKLLADMKGWSDKGVQSEIAMIGSKGVSFFNSVGGNVVAQVTGMGDNPSLSELIGPVKVMLQAYDEGRLDKLYVVSNKFINTMSQVPTITQLLPLPPADDGELKKKSWDYLYEPDPKALLDTLLRRYVESQVYQGVVENLASEQAARMVAMKAATDNGGSLIKELQLVYNKARQASITQELTEIVGGASAV; encoded by the coding sequence GCCGCGTCCAAAATGCGTAAATCGCAGGAACGTATGGCAGCCAGCCGTCCTTACGCAGACACCATGCGTAAAGTGATTGGCCACCTTGCTCTGGGTAATCTTGAATACAAACACCCTTACCTGGATGAACGCGAAGTTAAACGCGTGGGCTACCTGGTGGTGTCCACTGACCGTGGTCTGTGCGGTGGTTTGAACATTAACCTGTTCAAAAAGCTGCTGGCTGACATGAAAGGATGGTCCGATAAAGGCGTTCAGAGCGAAATCGCGATGATCGGCTCTAAGGGTGTCTCTTTCTTCAACTCTGTGGGCGGCAATGTTGTTGCTCAGGTGACCGGTATGGGCGATAACCCTTCCCTGTCCGAGTTGATTGGCCCGGTGAAAGTGATGTTGCAGGCCTACGATGAAGGCCGTCTGGACAAGCTGTATGTTGTCAGCAACAAATTTATTAACACAATGTCTCAGGTTCCAACAATCACCCAGCTGCTGCCGTTACCGCCAGCAGACGACGGCGAATTGAAAAAGAAATCCTGGGACTATCTGTATGAACCTGATCCAAAGGCACTGCTGGACACCCTGCTGCGTCGTTATGTGGAATCTCAGGTTTATCAGGGCGTCGTAGAAAACCTGGCCAGCGAGCAGGCCGCACGAATGGTGGCGATGAAAGCCGCTACCGACAATGGCGGCAGCCTGATTAAAGAGCTGCAGTTGGTATACAACAAAGCTCGTCAGGCCAGCATTACTCAGGAGCTCACCGAAATCGTCGGTGGCGCGTCCGCGGTATAA